Part of the Betta splendens chromosome 17, fBetSpl5.4, whole genome shotgun sequence genome, TACCTGAGTTTATCCTGCGCGTATCAGGGACTTCATTTTCATGCCTTGCCCTATAATGCCTCAGCATTGAGGAGGtggatttatttataaaagacagttctgtcgaacaaatgcgacattttacctgcagaaaataatattattagcgAACTaggagtcactttgaaattaatttaaattcagaAAAATCAAGTGGAAACCCTGAGAGGAACAGGATtaaaaaacaaggaaattaaataCCTTATTTTCCGACAGAAGGTCAAAATGATCCCACACGGCGGAAACCTTTCTTTTTGCTGGAGGCGGCTCCATAATTCCTGAGGAATTTGTAAGTCGTTGGTAAATGTTCAGAAATTGTTTTTGGTAGATGAATCCCGTTGACGTATGCGCTTCtttataaacacagtttggcGCGCCAGAGATACATGTCACGTGACCGATACGgtaactgtatcggtcacgtgactCCCTCAACCCAATACACGCATCGGCACGGCGTTTCGCTCTACGAACTTGACGCATGCGCTGGCGCATCGGTGTTGCGGGACCCATCactaatatatattatataaaccACGCCTTCATTATATTCTCTGGTGATTTTAATCAGGTCTGTATTGATAAAACACCAAATTCAATGTGACTTAGACTAGAGAGGAGAGGACTTTGGACTTACTGTATGCTAATGTGGAGGATGCACACTGCTCTACATTCCTCCCGCCTCTAGGAAGATCTGACTTGGTGTCGCTGtggaaggaagaaacaattttcccataacagcCCTGCAgtacaataaatattaaatataaaaatgtctgGCTACGGAAAAActggaggaaaaataaaaaaatttaggCCAGTGCCCAGCTAGGCAGTAAGCCAACAAGGCCTACCGGATGATAACACCTACGCATCAAAGTTTGGTCAATTCTGGGCTAGACTAAAGTATACCGGGAATGATGAACCTCCCAGTTGTGATTATGTAGGAGAGACTCTACTTGTTGAATCCTGCTGGATTGATGTCAAGAACATTTATTCTTTCATTGCTCTTCCTAATCGGAAGGAGTTGCTCTGCTTCTTACAAGAGATGCCACTGAAACTGCTCAAGCTCCAATGTAAATAAAGCTAGAGGACTGCAGAAGCCAGGACCTTGTTATCCTCCTCAACTTTCACTGCATATATCTCCACCATGTACAGACACAGGAATCCCTTTCAAGATCTGGATcaggatctgcagctgcagaggaccCCCATCTGGAGGACCACCAGCTGCAGAATGATTCACCTTGGATGATCACCAACCTCAGAGTGGAGCCTCATTAGATGTCCACCATCCACACTGCAAAGTCCTGATGAAGATGATCGTCAGCAACACACTGTTATGGACAATTATTCCACGAACAGTGGGATTCAGGCAGACAAGGTGCACTCAATCCAGAATTTGGATGCTTCACACACCCTTTCTGGTGATGAAGTCTTTAAACAATTTTCAGGGAATGAGAGCGAGTATAGTGAGGAAGATAGTTATGATAAGGAAGTGGATCAGTCTTATGAGAGTGCAAGTGAGAGCTTATGCTCCAACTTTAGCCTCTCCGGACTGGCGACAGGTCAGTGGAGCACTACACTCTTACGTGCTCCGCTCTTAGTCTGACCCATCACGCAGGACCTGTTTCCCTATGGAGACCCTAACAGGGGCATtaagcccccgacaacatagctcctggggtcccacacaaactcctccaccacgatgAGGCGGGGATTCAGGAAGGAGTGGTCTAATCCCATAATAAAAACAATCTGCCTTTGTGTTGGATTCATGAATAATCTCTCTGACAATGCTCAGGTTGTTCCACATCAACCTGCCTTTTGTGGCTCATGTCTGCTCTTTCTCTATTATCTGTTCCAGGATATTGCTTAGCCTATTCATAATAACATATTTTATAATCAGTATTCATGATGGAATGTTAATTAATGTCTGAAATTATCAATGTCACattcttctccttttttaaaataataaacacatgacTCAGTCATAGAAGCTGTCTCCTATACAGCCCTCTCTCAGACCTTCATTAAACATTGCAGTGAGGAGATCTGAGATCTCATGGTTGTGAAGCAGGTAAAGTTCTGCAGGTAGACCATCAGGGCCAGGACGTTTACCGGCATTTAACTGGTTTATTGTCTCTATTGTTTCAGACTTTTTCACATCTCCAACTAGGGAACCACAAAGAGACGGGCTGTATGTTAGGAGGCAGTCCAATAGAGACTTCATCCAGTTCGTGTGGGTGTCGATATTTTTGTAGGCAGCGGCACATAGCTCTCTAATAGCCTCTCTTTTCATATGCTCTTCTTAATGATGATAATGAACCcttctgtatttttaatttGGTGGATAAATTTACTTTTTAGGTTTCTTTGTTCTATAAAGATTGTGTGTTTGAGGTTACCTATGTTATCTATGTTTGATtgtttgtaaatgttaaatagtaGTTTGTTATTATATTCGTCCATTTGAATTTTCAAGATCTAGATAGTTTCCTCCTCAGATAtacttatttttgttttatattaacataTTGTTTTCCTACTATGTTGTAATGaatatttctatattttatttacttctatacatttcaaatttaaaaaaatctttcaTTCTATGTGTTAGTACTTTCCACAGTATAATGTGAGAATAGTCAgactctttattattttatggaTTTCTTGCTTTAATTCCACCACTATTTCTGCGTCCTTCAATATCCCAGTGTTTAATTTCCAGAAACTCTTGGAATGGTATAAGGACCAGAATATACAGAGGTTGTGACCAGGAGATGATCAGAAAAAATTATGTAGTATTGTTTTGTAGCTTTGAACTTGGAAATCTGATGAcacatatattcatatatagCAGCTAAAATGCAAACGATTTGAACCGAACAAAGGCTGGAGAgtcttggactcatccaaattgcgttgcagcaccttgcaacactgtctctctctgtcgctgtagctatTAGTatcaactgttctagccattagcattccttatGCAGGAGGGGAGCTAGAATATAAACAAAGAACCTTCTGGAGTGCATACATCAAATATTTATCAAGCATGTATCTACGTTTGGGAAGGCAGaaagtggatcacgtcttgtaaGAACAGAGCCCTTTATCAACCTCAAGCCCAGAATAAATATACCATTTAAATAAAGGGAGGCatccaactgaaaggtgcattaccgccacctagaGTGTTCTGCTAGAGTGCACAGTGAGagactgaaacgcaatgttgcaggtacatttaggggtccaggtttgtctgggtgGGGCTGAACCTGATTCTGTGAGAGGCTAAAAGACTGCAGACGTACACAGTCCAGGAAATTTGAAAccaatggttcttgaaccggattggataaactcgcaaaatgtgaaataagtagggagtgTACTTCTATCTCAATCTCAAAGGTAAatcacagtacagcagttgttttcttatgaatgtgtcagcctaaggtacatccctgtttatttatttggcaccaattgtttgcttaactgatttgcttgatttcagcagctggttgcattTAGGACTGGCTAAAGAAAACATtgaataaaccattaatcaagaagagtatgtatatttcttatatactcctcttttaaaagcaaagctgtccatcacaatacggcattcagcctaatgctgtacatgctgcttgttgaactgcaggacagaacaaaataaaaaaaaagcaggcaaGGCAATATTATTAAGTATTACAGTGGCATAATATTCTTTACCATTAggtaacattttaataataatgtactAATAAAATGATGAGTGTATCAAGTGATGGCAATACTAACAATAGGTAAAATCAGATCAATCAGTAAGTTAAAGTCAGAGAGAGAATGAACATTAAGGGTAAGTAATTACAAATCCAACAAGTGCCACGGAAGTTTACATTCGTCAATAGTTCTTTGTCTCTTTAATTCTTggagtgtttgttttaaaactgtGTCACTATCAATTACGATTTGATTTATAACCATTTTGCACCTTGTTTTCCAGAGTCGAACAGTGACCATGGAGATGATCCACTGGAAGAGTTGAGTTCATTTGGGGGTCCATTTGTCTTCCAGTATCCCGTAAATAACGGAATTAtaagttattttaaaatccAAACCCAGGTCTTTCAGCCTGTTCCAAACCTCCTGCGCTCTGTAACAGTCAAGTAAAACATGCTGCTGACCATGGAGATGATCCACTGGAAGAGTTGAGTTCATTTGGGGGTCCATTTGTCTTCCAGTATCCCGTAAATAACGGAATTAtaagttattttaaaatccAAACCCAGGTCTTTCAGCCTGTTCCAAACCTCCTGCGCTCTGTAACAGTCAAGTAAAACATGCTGCTGAGTCTCATTGTCGTTGCAGTGTCATGGGACACTGTTTGGTCGTTACGTAGCAGCTCTATGAGACCACAGCTCTGACTGGCAATCTTCCCACGCTCATCAGCCAGCGAGTGTCCCTAGTTTTCTCCAGGAGCTTCTTGTCCTGAACAATCCTGGTGACTTCTGCGTTTCGTGAGGTAGGGAAATTTTTATATACTATTTGTTTaccatatttatattttatttttgtgttgtagATTTCCTTGTTGGTGCTTTGAGTCCAGGAAAGGTTCAGATGTTTATACTCAGCAATAAAGTCTCCATAGTGCAGTTTGTAATAGGGGAAGCTGCAGGCTCTGCCGATTCTTTTGTGCGACATGGATGAGTCTCTGAGCCAGGAGGAGTTATTGGAGATAGCAGCagatacatttttaacaaaggTTATAAGTAACTTTACTTCCAAGTCCATGGCGTCTAGTCCTCCATATGCTTTTGAACAGCAGCTCTCTTTTAGTGATTTCCCTTGTAGTTCCCCAGGTCAGATTCACACATTGCTTATTGATTTTTTCTCATAAGAACAGGACTTTGGAGAGGACGAAGgttttgtttatattaattCTTGatttgtaattggtgcttttatttttccattttttaacTTCTTTTATTTCACTTAGATTGTTTTCTCAGTTTTTTTCACTGCATCTGTTATTACAGATAGTGATACCCAATAtaattatttcttcatttaTCTGAATGTTAATGTTTGGTTTATTATACTCCTTCAGTTTTATTATGGTTTAGTTTTGCTCCTGAGGAGTGTTAATATAACTCTAGATGTTTTAATAACAAGTCtagttctttctgtttttttataacaACACAGACATCGTCAGTCTTAATTTAGTCAGTCTGAATTTTATCTAAAACATTATTTGTTATGacacccccaagaccagacagaaTGGAACCCACAAGCACTCTCTACACAAATTTTAACGtagcaaatgaaaacaacagagcTGTAAACAACCTAACTCAAACATAACCAACCGTGGTACATGAAGCCAGAGATCGGGGTCAGACAGGTTCAAACATAGAGTCCACCATGAACACATtgacaactggaggaggctccatcctccacttaaatagtcccccagttAATGATGCTCCCGGAAGGAGACCAGCTGCTCAGTGCTggcctctgaggttgggaggagtcTCACAACATTATTCAGTCTATTCATTATAATTTTGGATAATATTTTATAGTCTGTATTCATGATGGTCAAGTGTCTATAATTATCCATGTCACACTCTTCcccttttttaaatatcagaccCATAATCCTATCATAAAAACTCGAACCCATACGACCTTCCTTCAGTCTGTCATTAAACATGGTTGTAAGAAGGTCATGGACCTCTAAAATGTGGAGTTGATAAAATTCTGTCGGCAAGCAATCGGGACCAGGACTTTAGCTGGTTTATTGATTCAGTTACTTCA contains:
- the LOC114844396 gene encoding uncharacterized protein LOC114844396 isoform X4; translated protein: MRQRMRQVRRAKRRADACIGLRESRDRYSYRIGHVTCISGAPNCVYKEAHTSTGFIYQKQFLNIYQRLTNSSGIMEPPPAKRKVSAVWDHFDLLSENKTIKQMVAKKYEEEKERVKMEVQQAVATTFGKTSTLKWAGRLQVPQLMPSRRFSGTWQRAILLGHRIH